TTTGCTGGCTCATTTCTTCATCGTGTTCACGGATAGAGTCCATCAGCATGCCTTCGACATTGGTATCCAGGTAGTTCATGATGTCGGCCGCAGCTTTAAGGCCACCCATTTTCGCTGCCTGGGCACCCGCCTGTCCGGCAAATTGTTTTTCCATGATCTCATTTAATTCCTGCAAGGCCGCCGGCTGGACTTCTTCGAGGTTGGCGATGCGCATCATCAGATCCAGGCGCACCTTGTCGGCAAACTGGCTCAGAATCTCCGCCGATTGTTCCGGCTCCAGGTAAGACAGTACTATGGTCTGGATCTGCGGGTGTTCGTTGCGGATAATGTTCGCCACCTGCTTGGAATCCATCCATTTCAGTGAATCCAGGCCTTTGGCGCCGTTGCCCATAATGATCTGATCGATCAGGTTGCCGGCCTTGTCTTCCCCTAGCGCCGCCGTCAGCGCCTTACGGACAAATTCTTCACTCTGGAAGCCTATGGTACTGAAGTTCTGGATTTCATTGATAAAGAGTTTATGTACCGCAGTGATTTTTTCCTG
This genomic window from Thalassomonas viridans contains:
- the fliG gene encoding flagellar motor switch protein FliG, with the translated sequence MSDEIQEIAPMAPGFDVDKLDGVERAAILLLSLSEEDAAQILKHLEPKQVQQVGMVMAGMEDFTQEKITAVHKLFINEIQNFSTIGFQSEEFVRKALTAALGEDKAGNLIDQIIMGNGAKGLDSLKWMDSKQVANIIRNEHPQIQTIVLSYLEPEQSAEILSQFADKVRLDLMMRIANLEEVQPAALQELNEIMEKQFAGQAGAQAAKMGGLKAAADIMNYLDTNVEGMLMDSIREHDEEMSQQIQDLMFVFENLADVDDRGIQAILRDVQQDALMKAIKGADEALKEKILNNMSKRAAEMLADDLEAMGPVRISEVEAAQKEILSVARRLSDAGEIMLGGAGGGDEFL